The DNA region TCATGTTCACGTATTACACTTTGCGGGTGGTTAAATTATAAGTGGATGCCTGTATAATATTCTGTACTAATTATTTATGCTAATTGCTTGACCTGATTTTTATGCCTGCTTAGTTGAACATTTGCGTAAGTAAAATTAAAATCACTTCACTTGTTTTCTGCTTCATGAATTATTTGTATTAGTTCTTATGTTATCCCTTGCAAATTACTTAAGTGGCTTGATATTTTATGCTATAATCTGAATGTTGTACAAATTTAGGGAGTTTGCACTTTGCACGAATAGTTAAAAACTAAAAGCTAGGCTATGCCTTGTCTCCTGCAGCTTTTATAATCTATTTCCGTGACTAAGAGTTGATGTAGCAGTAATTTATATTTGTTTTACTTGTGCATGCGTGTTAATAATTGTCATGTTAACTAAGATGGGTTGTTATCAATGAATAGCATATATTTTAGTCTCTGAGACTTAACTAAAATCATGTTCTATTAAACTTGTTGATTAAATGCATCATTATGTgtaatatattatatttgttTAAGTGAGTATATTTGATAAGTGATAATCTGTTTCTTTCGCAAATTATTTGTTATCTTGTCATAAAAAATTATCGCATTGCATTATATTTATGTGCATAAATATTGATGTTGATTCGAGTTTTGTTTATTTTTAGTGAAAATGTCGAATCTTACGAAACTTGAGTTTAACGCACTTGATGTCACCGGCAAAAATTATTTGACATGGATTCTTGATGCTGAAATCCATCTTAGTGCAATGGGTCTCGGTGACACCATAAAAGAGGGAAATAAGACCTCTGAACAAGACAAGGCAAAGGCCATGATATTTCTTCGCCATCACCTTGATGAAGGCTTGAAAACTGAATATCTGACTATTAAAGATCCATCAACTCTTTGGAAAGATCTCAAAGAAAGATATGATCACCAGAAAACGGTGATACTTCCTAAAGCTCGCTATGATTGGCTACACTTGCGATTGCAAGATTATAAAAGTGTGAGCGAGTATAACTCTGCCATGTTCAAAATTACATCTCAATTGAAATTATGTGGCGAGAATATCACCGATAAAGATATGTTGGAGAAAACATATTCCACTTTCCATGCCAATAATATGCTCTTGCAACAACAATATCGTGAACGTGGATTCACGAAATATTCTGAGCTTATTTCTGTGTTGCTTCTTGCTGAACAAAATAATGAACTTTTGCTGAAAAATCATCAAGCACGTCCCACTGGCTCAACACCATTCCCTGAAGTGAATGCGGTGACTAATAATGAATATAGAGATAATAAATCATTTGGACGTGGACGTGGGCATGGATATGGACGTGGACGTGGGCGTGCCCGTGGTCATGGATTTTGGCGTGGTCGAGGCCGAAATCAACAAAATCGCCCCCACTTTAAAAGGAAGCCTTACTATCAAaaacagaaaacaaatgaggaGAAACCCGAGGGAAGTACGATGGTTAAAAAGGGTGAAAGTACTTGTAGCCGTTGTGGAATGAAAGGTCATTGGAGAAGTACATGTCG from Apium graveolens cultivar Ventura unplaced genomic scaffold, ASM990537v1 ctg7885, whole genome shotgun sequence includes:
- the LOC141704475 gene encoding uncharacterized protein LOC141704475, coding for MSNLTKLEFNALDVTGKNYLTWILDAEIHLSAMGLGDTIKEGNKTSEQDKAKAMIFLRHHLDEGLKTEYLTIKDPSTLWKDLKERYDHQKTVILPKARYDWLHLRLQDYKSVSEYNSAMFKITSQLKLCGENITDKDMLEKTYSTFHANNMLLQQQYRERGFTKYSELISVLLLAEQNNELLLKNHQARPTGSTPFPEVNAVTNNEYRDNKSFGRGRGHGYGRGRGRARGHGFWRGRGRNQQNRPHFKRKPYYQKQKTNEEKPEGSTMVKKGESTCSRCGMKGHWRSTCRTSKHFADLYQASLKNVETNFTEQNDPWGLLILKHILEVMAKLILRPLLTWKW